The Pseudodesulfovibrio sediminis genome includes the window AGGTGGCTCGGCTGCTTGACGCCAATGTGCGTACCTCGGATATCGTGGCCCGTTACGGCGGAGAAGAATTCATGGTCCTGCTTCCGGAGACCACGGCAGACCAGGCCGCAGTGGTGGCCGAAAAGCTCCGCATGGTCGTGGAAGTGAACGACATCAGCCTGGAAGGGCCGCAGGTCAAGGTGACCGTCAGTTGCGGTGTCGCCGATCTGGCTTCGATCACGAACACGAAACGCACGCTTCGGGATGTCTTTATTCTGTCCGTTGACAAGAGCCTGCGTAGGGCCAAGAACAACGGACGGAATCAGGTCTCGATGTTCATCCCCGCCACCAACAAACAGCTGCCGCTTGTTTGAGTAAAAAACATTGCCTTTGGCGCTCAAGTGACTATCTACCGGTAGCGACACGGAGGCCGTTGACGGCAAATTTCAGCCTCTGTATTTGTATCATATTGATATAAATATTCTTTATTATAAAAACTTTCCTCTTTCCCCGTAGGACCTTTTACGATAAGAAATGGGTCCGCATTCGACGCGGCGTGTCCCGCGCTCCAGGGAAAACAATTATCGAGGTACGTAAACATGGGTTTGTGCAAGATTGAAGAAGCCATTGAGGATATCCGCCAGGGCAAAATGGTCATCATGGTGGACGACGAAGATCGTGAAAACGAGGGAGATCTCATCTGCGCCGCAGAAGCTGTGACGCCGGAGTTGATCAACTTCATGGCAACCTATGGGCGCGGCCTCATCTGCCTGCCAATGAGCAACAAGATGGCTGACGATCTCGGTCTGGAGCTCATGACCAAAAAGAACGAGTCCGGGTTCGGCACCAACTTCACTCTTTCCATCGAAGCCCGTGTGGGCGTGACCACCGGTATCTCTGCCGCAGACCGTGCGACCACTGTCCTGGCTGCCGTTGCTGACGGCGCCGGTTCTGATTCCATCGTCACTCCCGGTCATATTTTTCCGCTTCGCGCCAAGGACGGCGGCGTGCTCGTGCGCACCGGCCAGACCGAAGGCGGCACTGACATCGCACGTCTCGCCGGGTTCAAGCCCGCAGCCGTTATCTGCGAGATCATGAATGAAGACGGCACTATGGCCCGCATGCCGGACCTGGAAATCTATGCCAAGAAGCATGATCTCAAGATTTGCTCCGTGGCCGATCTCGTGGCCTACCGCATGAAGTTCGACGGCAAGTCCGTTACCAAGGTCGGCGAAGCCAATCTGCCCACTCGCTGGGGTGATTTCAAATCCGCCGCCTTCCATTCCGAGGCCGACGGCAAGACGCACATAGCGTTGTACATGGGTGATATCACCCCTGACGAGCC containing:
- a CDS encoding bifunctional 3,4-dihydroxy-2-butanone-4-phosphate synthase/GTP cyclohydrolase II, which produces MGLCKIEEAIEDIRQGKMVIMVDDEDRENEGDLICAAEAVTPELINFMATYGRGLICLPMSNKMADDLGLELMTKKNESGFGTNFTLSIEARVGVTTGISAADRATTVLAAVADGAGSDSIVTPGHIFPLRAKDGGVLVRTGQTEGGTDIARLAGFKPAAVICEIMNEDGTMARMPDLEIYAKKHDLKICSVADLVAYRMKFDGKSVTKVGEANLPTRWGDFKSAAFHSEADGKTHIALYMGDITPDEPTLVRVHSECLTGDVFGSLRCDCGPQLADAMCMIRNEGKGVLVYMRQEGRGIGLGNKIKAYHLQDQGFDTVEANVKLGFPPDMREYGTGAQILVALGVSKMRLMTNNPKKMVGLEGYGLEVFERVPIEVDACAVNERYLKTKRDKMDHMIKVDK